In Aliiroseovarius pelagivivens, a single window of DNA contains:
- the ubiG gene encoding bifunctional 2-polyprenyl-6-hydroxyphenol methylase/3-demethylubiquinol 3-O-methyltransferase UbiG, with protein sequence MTAENQTTVDPAEVAKFEAMAAEWWDPTGKFKPLHMMNPVRLDYITNQIAAEFGRDLNDVEPFKGLRLLDIGCGGGLLSEPMARLGATVIGADAAAGNIPVAQVHAEQMGLEIDYRNCTAESLADAGEQFDVVLNMEVVEHVADPLAYLTACQQLLRPGGLMVASTMNRNPKSYFVAIIGAEHIMRWLPKGTHEWSKFITPDELADLIATAGLSVVDRMGMVFNPLGWSWSLSAQDLSVNYAMTSVKPK encoded by the coding sequence ATGACTGCCGAAAACCAGACCACCGTCGATCCTGCCGAAGTCGCCAAGTTCGAGGCAATGGCCGCCGAGTGGTGGGATCCCACAGGCAAGTTCAAACCGCTTCACATGATGAACCCGGTGCGTCTGGATTATATCACAAACCAGATCGCTGCCGAATTTGGCCGAGATCTGAACGATGTCGAGCCCTTCAAGGGTCTGCGCTTGCTGGACATCGGTTGTGGCGGCGGGCTTCTGTCAGAGCCGATGGCGCGTCTGGGCGCCACCGTCATTGGTGCGGACGCTGCAGCGGGTAACATCCCGGTCGCGCAGGTCCATGCCGAGCAAATGGGGCTGGAGATCGACTACCGCAATTGCACCGCCGAAAGCCTTGCTGACGCGGGCGAGCAATTTGACGTGGTTCTGAACATGGAAGTGGTCGAACACGTTGCTGATCCGTTGGCCTATCTGACCGCCTGCCAGCAACTGTTGCGGCCGGGCGGGCTGATGGTCGCCTCGACCATGAACCGCAATCCGAAAAGCTACTTTGTGGCCATCATCGGTGCCGAACACATCATGCGCTGGTTGCCCAAGGGCACACATGAATGGTCGAAATTCATCACCCCGGACGAGCTGGCCGACTTGATCGCCACTGCAGGTCTGAGCGTGGTGGATCGCATGGGCATGGTTTTCAACCCGCTGGGTTGGAGCTGGTCGCTGTCCGCACAAGACCTGTCGGTGAATTACGCCATGACTTCGGTGAAGCCAAAATAG
- the rimP gene encoding ribosome maturation factor RimP — translation MSNLVAKSAIDRRLAEIVGPVIEDMGFELVRLRLMGGNTPTLQIMAERPDGGIEVDDCAQISTALSAILDVEDPIEENYALEVGSPGIDRPLTRLKDFSAWSGYVAKIETSELIDGRKRFKGNLAGVEGNEVLIEIENQGEEVTIGLDFDWLADAKLILTDELVREALRQRKDAGQIDEAQFDEIQEITGSEED, via the coding sequence GTGAGCAACCTTGTTGCGAAATCCGCGATTGACCGTCGTCTGGCCGAAATAGTCGGCCCCGTGATCGAAGACATGGGGTTCGAATTGGTACGTCTGCGCCTGATGGGCGGCAATACGCCAACATTGCAGATCATGGCCGAGCGTCCTGATGGCGGAATCGAAGTTGATGACTGCGCCCAGATCTCGACCGCGCTGAGCGCGATCCTTGATGTGGAAGACCCGATTGAAGAGAACTATGCGCTTGAAGTCGGCTCGCCCGGCATCGACCGCCCGCTGACCCGCCTGAAAGATTTCAGCGCGTGGTCGGGCTATGTTGCCAAGATCGAGACGTCTGAACTGATCGACGGGCGCAAGCGCTTCAAGGGAAACCTTGCAGGCGTGGAAGGAAACGAGGTTCTGATCGAGATCGAGAACCAGGGCGAAGAGGTCACCATTGGCCTTGATTTTGACTGGCTGGCCGACGCCAAGCTGATCCTGACCGACGAACTGGTCCGCGAGGCGCTGCGTCAGCGCAAAGATGCGGGTCAGATCGACGAAGCTCAATTTGATGAAATTCAAGAAATCACCGGTTCCGAGGAGGACTGA
- a CDS encoding SAM-dependent methyltransferase — protein sequence MRLPDDTPPKLTNRAQLAQNRRRATADGMFLQELAADEVKDRLTEVNRTFTRPAIVTGFPEVWAESFPDAVIVPDDDILSLEQGAHDLVIHGLSLHWANDPVGQIIQSRRALINDGMFMGVMFGGQTLSELRAILSEVEVARTGGLSPRVVPMGEIRDLGALLQRSGLALPVADSAVRQVTYADAYALMRDLKTMGERNALDQRLMSPLNRAFFDDVKTRYAQHFPADDNRITASFEMIFLTGWAPDESQQKPLRPGSAAARLSDALGTAETKLSD from the coding sequence ATGAGATTGCCTGACGACACACCGCCCAAGCTGACCAACCGCGCCCAACTGGCGCAAAACCGCCGCCGCGCGACGGCAGACGGCATGTTCCTGCAAGAACTGGCCGCGGATGAGGTGAAGGATCGCCTGACAGAGGTTAACAGAACGTTTACCAGGCCCGCGATTGTCACCGGTTTCCCCGAGGTGTGGGCCGAAAGCTTCCCCGACGCGGTGATCGTGCCCGATGATGACATCCTGTCGCTGGAGCAGGGCGCGCATGATCTGGTGATCCACGGACTGTCGCTCCATTGGGCGAACGACCCGGTGGGGCAGATCATCCAATCCCGCCGCGCGTTGATCAATGACGGGATGTTCATGGGCGTGATGTTTGGTGGGCAAACCCTGTCCGAACTCCGCGCCATTTTGTCCGAGGTCGAGGTCGCTCGCACCGGAGGTCTGTCCCCGCGCGTGGTCCCGATGGGCGAGATCCGCGATCTTGGTGCGTTGCTTCAGCGTTCGGGACTTGCGTTGCCCGTCGCCGACAGCGCTGTGCGGCAGGTGACCTATGCTGACGCTTACGCCCTCATGCGCGACCTGAAAACGATGGGAGAGCGAAATGCGCTGGATCAGAGACTGATGTCTCCCCTGAACCGCGCCTTCTTTGACGATGTCAAAACCCGCTATGCCCAGCACTTCCCAGCAGATGACAACCGCATCACCGCCAGCTTCGAAATGATCTTTCTGACCGGCTGGGCGCCCGATGAAAGCCAGCAAAAACCCCTGCGCCCCGGTTCCGCCGCCGCCCGTCTGTCTGACGCATTGGGCACAGCCGAGACCAAATTGTCCGATTGA
- a CDS encoding class I SAM-dependent methyltransferase has protein sequence MQKAKFWNKIADKYAKGPISDMASYEHKLKLTQDLFHSDMSVLEIACGTGSTAILHAPHVAKYLAVDISERMIEIARAKDGPPNLSFQVADVEDMPLEPGSFDMVQAHSALHLLSDPNAAVEKMYDALKPGGLFVSSTTCVGGIWWLKFIAPIGQALGKVPHLAWFTENGLREMVQDAGFEIIEDWRPEGKITALFLIARKPDS, from the coding sequence ATGCAAAAAGCCAAGTTCTGGAACAAGATCGCAGACAAGTATGCCAAGGGACCGATCTCGGACATGGCATCTTATGAACACAAGCTGAAGCTGACCCAAGATCTGTTTCATTCAGATATGTCTGTGCTGGAAATCGCCTGTGGGACGGGCAGCACCGCGATCCTGCATGCCCCGCATGTCGCGAAGTATCTGGCGGTCGATATCTCGGAGCGGATGATCGAAATCGCGCGGGCGAAAGATGGACCGCCAAACCTGAGCTTTCAGGTCGCTGATGTTGAAGATATGCCGCTTGAGCCCGGCAGCTTCGATATGGTTCAGGCCCATTCCGCACTGCATTTATTAAGCGATCCAAATGCGGCGGTTGAAAAGATGTATGATGCTTTGAAGCCCGGCGGCTTGTTTGTCAGCTCGACCACCTGCGTCGGCGGTATCTGGTGGCTCAAGTTCATTGCGCCGATTGGTCAGGCGCTGGGCAAGGTCCCGCACCTTGCGTGGTTCACCGAAAATGGCCTGCGCGAAATGGTGCAGGATGCGGGGTTCGAGATCATCGAAGACTGGCGACCCGAGGGCAAGATCACGGCGCTTTTTCTGATCGCAAGGAAGCCTGACTCCTAA
- the pip gene encoding prolyl aminopeptidase, protein MDKAAGKNNAAARLYPPIDPFDRHMLDVGDGHKIYVEQSGNPKGIPVVVLHGGPGGGSSPAMRRFFNPKLYHIILFDQRGCGRSRPHASIDHNTTWHLVRDIEQIRSTLGIDRWIVFGGSWGATLSLIYAQAHPKRVAHLVLRGVFLATKSELEWFYGGGAGRFWPELWDRFETLIPEAERHDMISAYHRRLFSGNYAEEARFARAWTGWENALASIHNIGVSIDSPAEYARAFARLENHYFRHGAFLDEDGKILRDMERIAHIPGTIVQGRHDMICPPKMSWELHRRWPASDLRMIHLAGHALSERGIADELVTTMEKLSTMREALAL, encoded by the coding sequence ATGGATAAGGCCGCAGGAAAAAACAACGCAGCCGCAAGGTTGTATCCTCCGATCGACCCGTTTGACCGGCATATGCTGGATGTGGGCGACGGCCACAAGATCTATGTCGAACAATCCGGCAATCCTAAGGGCATTCCCGTAGTGGTCCTGCATGGCGGACCCGGCGGTGGCTCATCCCCCGCGATGCGGCGGTTCTTTAACCCCAAGCTTTATCACATCATCCTGTTTGACCAGCGCGGCTGCGGGCGCTCGCGGCCTCATGCCAGCATCGACCACAACACCACGTGGCATCTGGTTCGTGACATCGAACAGATCCGCTCCACGCTGGGGATTGATCGCTGGATTGTGTTTGGTGGAAGCTGGGGGGCGACGCTGTCCCTGATTTATGCGCAGGCGCATCCCAAGCGCGTGGCGCATCTGGTGTTGCGCGGTGTTTTCCTTGCCACCAAATCCGAGCTTGAATGGTTCTATGGTGGTGGCGCTGGGCGGTTCTGGCCCGAGCTTTGGGACCGTTTCGAAACCCTGATCCCCGAGGCCGAGCGTCACGATATGATCTCTGCCTATCATCGCCGCCTGTTCTCTGGAAACTACGCCGAAGAAGCCCGCTTTGCCCGTGCTTGGACCGGATGGGAAAACGCGTTGGCTTCGATCCACAATATCGGCGTGTCGATCGACAGCCCGGCGGAATACGCCCGCGCCTTTGCCCGGTTAGAGAACCATTATTTCCGGCATGGCGCGTTTCTGGACGAAGACGGCAAGATCCTGCGTGACATGGAGCGGATCGCACACATCCCCGGCACCATCGTGCAGGGGCGTCACGATATGATCTGCCCACCGAAGATGTCATGGGAACTGCACCGCCGCTGGCCTGCGTCCGATCTGCGGATGATCCATCTGGCTGGACACGCCCTGTCTGAACGCGGCATCGCGGACGAACTGGTGACCACGATGGAGAAACTGTCGACCATGCGCGAGGCGTTGGCGCTGTAG
- a CDS encoding ComF family protein, whose product MQSALHLIYPPQCVSCDAPTDTDFALCPECWRDTPFVSGLSCDLCGEPLPGEGDGSIVHCDACMTRQRPWKQGRSALLYRGNARRMILALKHGDRPELARSFAPWLARAAEDILQDGMLILPIPIHWTRRLKRRYNQAAELGRALSRETGLEHAPQALVRLRRTAMHDGMSVEDRFTNMDHAISAHPKHGAVLQDRDVLLLDDVMTSGATFHATAHAAIRAGAASVKVLSLARVARDA is encoded by the coding sequence ATGCAATCAGCGCTGCATCTGATTTATCCACCGCAATGCGTCAGTTGTGATGCGCCGACGGATACGGATTTTGCGCTGTGCCCGGAATGCTGGCGCGACACGCCGTTTGTCAGTGGCTTGTCCTGTGACCTGTGTGGCGAGCCGCTGCCGGGTGAAGGTGATGGAAGCATCGTGCATTGCGATGCGTGCATGACGCGGCAACGCCCGTGGAAACAGGGGCGATCCGCTCTGCTCTATCGTGGCAATGCGCGCCGTATGATCCTTGCCCTGAAACACGGCGATCGTCCCGAGCTTGCCCGTAGTTTTGCCCCGTGGCTGGCCCGCGCGGCCGAGGACATTCTGCAAGATGGGATGCTGATCTTGCCCATCCCCATCCATTGGACCCGTCGGTTAAAGCGGCGCTACAATCAAGCGGCCGAGCTTGGGCGGGCTTTATCTCGGGAAACCGGATTGGAGCATGCGCCTCAGGCTCTGGTCCGCCTACGCCGGACCGCCATGCATGATGGGATGAGTGTTGAGGATCGCTTTACCAACATGGATCACGCCATCAGTGCGCACCCTAAACACGGCGCGGTTTTGCAGGATCGGGATGTGCTGTTGCTGGACGACGTCATGACTTCGGGCGCGACATTTCACGCGACGGCGCATGCGGCAATTCGTGCCGGTGCCGCATCCGTGAAGGTTCTGTCCCTTGCGCGCGTTGCGCGCGATGCATAA
- a CDS encoding GNAT family N-acetyltransferase, translating into MRSLEFATDLMVQDGQTEIQRFDDRFVQRTPDEPNYWFGNRVVFYEPPKSADNLIAQFHSDIPEAKHICISWDVPNLSIQSVKDVFESTGLRLEQGDVLALRQDLRRADVPEGINIRPLVSASDWQQSEAIGRADLLKNDAPEAGLDTFLKNKTVARQEQIAKGLGQWFGAFDGDTLAGDMGIFNDDRLIRYQSVQTHEAYRRRGICSALLCTCLDWAKSRAPDALPVIVANADTDAGRLYRRAGFSLVETTIAAYRAPE; encoded by the coding sequence ATGAGATCTCTTGAGTTCGCGACCGACCTGATGGTTCAGGACGGTCAGACCGAGATTCAGAGGTTTGATGATCGGTTTGTTCAGCGCACCCCAGACGAGCCCAACTATTGGTTTGGAAACCGTGTCGTTTTTTACGAACCGCCGAAATCCGCAGACAATCTGATCGCACAGTTCCATTCGGATATCCCGGAAGCCAAGCACATCTGCATAAGTTGGGATGTTCCAAACCTGAGCATTCAGTCTGTGAAGGACGTATTTGAATCAACCGGGCTGCGCTTGGAGCAAGGCGATGTGCTTGCGTTGCGACAGGATCTGAGGCGCGCTGACGTGCCAGAGGGGATCAACATCCGCCCTTTGGTGTCTGCATCTGATTGGCAACAAAGCGAGGCCATTGGTCGTGCAGACTTGCTGAAGAACGATGCGCCCGAGGCCGGGTTAGACACTTTCTTGAAGAACAAAACGGTCGCGCGACAAGAGCAGATTGCGAAAGGGTTGGGCCAGTGGTTTGGCGCTTTCGATGGCGACACACTTGCGGGTGACATGGGCATTTTTAATGACGACCGGCTGATCCGGTATCAATCCGTGCAAACACACGAGGCATATCGCCGACGTGGGATATGCTCGGCGCTTCTTTGTACCTGTCTGGATTGGGCCAAATCCCGCGCACCAGATGCGCTTCCGGTGATCGTGGCGAATGCGGATACCGACGCCGGGCGGCTGTATCGCCGCGCCGGGTTTAGCTTGGTTGAAACCACGATTGCTGCCTATAGAGCGCCGGAATAG
- the hslV gene encoding ATP-dependent protease subunit HslV — MADSEFPGWHGTTIIGVRKGGKVVVAGDGQVSLGQTVIKGTARKVRRLSPGGFDVVAGFAGSTADAFTLLERLETKLEATPGQLARASVELAKDWRTDKYLQKLEAMLIVTDGKDLFVITGAGDVLEPEHDVAAIGSGGNFALAAARGLMEGDLDAETVARKAMAIAADICVYTNGNLTVEEINQ; from the coding sequence ATGGCGGATAGCGAATTTCCCGGCTGGCATGGCACGACGATCATCGGCGTGCGCAAAGGTGGCAAAGTGGTTGTTGCAGGTGACGGGCAGGTCAGTTTGGGCCAAACCGTGATCAAGGGCACTGCGCGTAAAGTGCGGCGTTTGTCCCCCGGCGGGTTTGATGTTGTGGCCGGGTTTGCGGGATCGACTGCGGATGCGTTCACGCTGCTGGAACGGCTGGAAACCAAACTTGAAGCGACGCCCGGTCAATTGGCCCGCGCCTCGGTCGAGCTGGCAAAAGACTGGCGCACCGACAAGTATCTGCAAAAGCTGGAAGCCATGCTGATCGTCACCGACGGCAAGGATCTGTTCGTGATCACTGGCGCGGGCGACGTGCTGGAACCCGAACATGACGTAGCCGCCATCGGGTCGGGTGGAAACTTCGCTTTGGCCGCCGCACGCGGCTTGATGGAAGGCGACCTAGACGCCGAAACCGTCGCGCGTAAGGCCATGGCGATCGCCGCCGATATCTGTGTCTATACCAACGGAAACCTGACGGTTGAGGAGATCAACCAATGA
- a CDS encoding MarR family winged helix-turn-helix transcriptional regulator encodes MSESSAETLSVALFSEMFMADQLARNRLSKALPKGMELSHFSVLNHLARVGEEKSPAQLAKSFHVTRGAMTNTLNKLEWAGHVHIRPDWDDARRKFVTISPSGKAARDAALAAITPIISNMVKQIGADNVRNVLPVLREMRQILSEVE; translated from the coding sequence ATGTCCGAAAGCTCTGCCGAAACCCTGTCCGTCGCCCTGTTCAGCGAGATGTTCATGGCCGACCAACTGGCGCGCAACCGCCTGTCTAAGGCGCTGCCAAAGGGGATGGAGTTGAGCCATTTCTCGGTCCTGAATCACTTGGCCCGCGTGGGCGAAGAAAAAAGCCCTGCGCAGTTGGCCAAGTCGTTTCACGTCACACGCGGCGCGATGACCAACACGCTGAACAAGTTGGAATGGGCGGGGCATGTGCATATTCGGCCCGATTGGGATGATGCGCGGCGCAAATTCGTCACGATCTCGCCCTCGGGCAAGGCTGCGAGAGATGCGGCGCTGGCGGCGATCACGCCGATTATTTCAAACATGGTGAAGCAGATCGGGGCTGACAACGTCCGCAATGTACTGCCCGTCCTGCGTGAAATGCGCCAAATTCTAAGCGAAGTCGAATGA
- the grxC gene encoding glutaredoxin 3 yields the protein MQPVTIYSSPLCGFCHAAKRLLNSKNVEFDEINVLMHPTKRQEMMSRANGRHTVPQIFIGDIHVGGCDDLFDLERGGKLDPLLAG from the coding sequence ATGCAGCCTGTCACCATCTATTCCTCGCCGCTTTGCGGGTTTTGCCATGCGGCCAAGCGCCTTTTGAACAGCAAGAACGTCGAGTTTGACGAGATCAATGTGCTGATGCACCCCACCAAACGGCAGGAAATGATGTCGCGCGCCAATGGCCGCCACACTGTGCCGCAGATCTTTATCGGCGACATCCATGTGGGCGGATGCGATGATCTGTTTGATCTAGAACGCGGCGGCAAGCTTGATCCGCTGCTGGCGGGCTGA
- the hemH gene encoding ferrochelatase codes for MIMQKPTDHPTLPARKVGVLFANLGTPDGYDYWPMRRYLNEFLSDKRVIDYPAWKWQPILQAIILTKRPKSSGEAYKSIWNEELNESPLMTITKAQITKLRAALESKHGAEVMVDFCMRYGNPSTKSKVQEMVAAGCDRILFFPLYPQYAGATMGTANDQFFRALMDETWQPAARTIEPYFDDPAYVDALAQSVEKGYAAMDKKPDLLVVSYHGMPKRYLMQGDPYHCQCQKSTRLLKERLGWDESEITTTFQSVFGPEEWLKPYTVEEVARLAESGKKNIAVIAPAFSADCIETLEEIQEEIQEAFIEAGGESFTYIPCLNDDDAHIDALIGVAERNLGGWLG; via the coding sequence ATGATTATGCAAAAGCCCACGGATCATCCCACACTCCCCGCCCGCAAAGTCGGCGTTCTGTTTGCCAACCTCGGCACGCCCGATGGATATGACTATTGGCCGATGCGCCGCTATCTGAATGAATTCCTGTCGGACAAGCGCGTCATCGACTATCCCGCATGGAAATGGCAGCCGATCCTTCAAGCCATCATCCTGACGAAGCGTCCGAAATCTTCGGGCGAAGCGTACAAGTCGATCTGGAATGAAGAGCTGAACGAAAGCCCCTTGATGACCATCACCAAGGCGCAAATCACCAAGCTTCGCGCCGCATTGGAATCCAAACACGGCGCCGAGGTCATGGTGGATTTCTGCATGCGCTATGGCAATCCGTCGACCAAGTCGAAGGTTCAAGAAATGGTGGCTGCGGGCTGTGACCGTATCCTCTTCTTCCCGCTTTATCCGCAATATGCTGGCGCCACGATGGGCACTGCAAACGACCAGTTTTTCCGCGCGCTGATGGACGAAACCTGGCAGCCCGCCGCCCGCACGATCGAACCCTATTTCGACGATCCCGCCTATGTCGATGCTTTGGCGCAGTCCGTGGAAAAAGGCTATGCCGCGATGGACAAGAAGCCAGACTTGCTGGTCGTGTCCTATCACGGGATGCCGAAACGCTATTTGATGCAGGGCGATCCCTACCACTGCCAGTGCCAGAAAAGCACTCGCCTGCTGAAGGAACGTCTTGGCTGGGATGAAAGCGAAATTACCACGACCTTCCAGTCAGTCTTTGGCCCGGAAGAATGGCTGAAACCCTATACGGTCGAAGAAGTCGCCCGTCTGGCCGAAAGCGGCAAGAAGAACATCGCCGTTATCGCGCCAGCGTTTTCCGCCGATTGCATCGAGACGCTGGAAGAAATTCAGGAAGAAATCCAAGAGGCCTTCATAGAGGCCGGGGGCGAAAGCTTCACCTACATTCCCTGCCTGAATGACGACGACGCTCATATCGACGCGCTGATAGGTGTGGCCGAACGCAATCTGGGCGGCTGGCTGGGCTAA
- a CDS encoding carbon-nitrogen hydrolase family protein — MRVALIQFTAGDDPAANLGPLRDMVRQAAQDGAEFVLTPEVSNIISTSRRHQQNVLHHEAEDPTLAALRYEAHALGVWLLIGSLALKTDDPDGRFANRSFMISPLGDIVARYDKIHMFDVQIDATESYRESAGYRPGDRAAVAQTEFCPIGMTICYDMRFPHLYRVLAKAGAQIITVPAAFSPVTGAAHWESLLRARAIENGVFILAPAMCGQHGPKRATYGHSLVVSPWGEVLADAGVAPGITMVDLDLADVGRSRQRVPSLTHDREFKGP; from the coding sequence GTGCGTGTCGCGCTGATCCAGTTTACGGCCGGGGATGATCCGGCCGCGAACCTTGGGCCTTTGCGCGACATGGTGCGACAGGCGGCACAGGATGGGGCCGAGTTTGTTCTGACCCCCGAAGTGTCGAACATCATCTCGACCAGCCGCCGCCATCAACAGAATGTTCTGCATCACGAGGCTGAAGACCCGACGCTTGCCGCCTTGCGATACGAGGCGCACGCGCTGGGCGTTTGGCTGCTGATCGGATCCTTGGCGCTGAAGACTGATGATCCGGATGGGCGCTTTGCCAATCGGTCATTCATGATTTCTCCGCTGGGGGACATTGTCGCGCGCTATGACAAGATCCACATGTTTGATGTGCAGATCGACGCGACTGAAAGCTATCGCGAAAGCGCAGGCTATCGCCCCGGCGACCGCGCCGCTGTGGCCCAGACCGAGTTCTGCCCGATTGGCATGACCATCTGCTATGACATGCGCTTTCCGCATCTTTATCGCGTGTTAGCCAAGGCTGGCGCGCAAATCATCACGGTGCCCGCCGCGTTTTCTCCGGTCACGGGGGCGGCGCATTGGGAAAGCCTGCTGCGCGCCCGCGCGATTGAAAACGGCGTGTTTATTCTGGCCCCGGCGATGTGTGGGCAGCATGGGCCGAAGCGCGCGACCTATGGGCATTCCTTGGTTGTATCGCCGTGGGGCGAGGTATTGGCCGACGCAGGTGTCGCACCCGGCATCACAATGGTTGATCTTGACCTTGCAGACGTGGGAAGGTCGCGCCAACGCGTCCCGTCTCTGACGCATGATCGAGAATTCAAAGGCCCCTGA
- the hslU gene encoding ATP-dependent protease ATPase subunit HslU, whose translation MTDLTPREIVSELDRFIIGQNDAKRAVAVALRNRWRRKQLADDLRDEVYPKNILMIGPTGVGKTEISRRLAKLARAPFLKVEATKFTEVGYVGRDVEQIVRDLVDAAIIQTREHMREDVKTRAEEAAEDRVIEAIAGSDARDATREMFRKKLRTGELDDHEIELEVADTSNPMQMMDVPGQPGQGMGMLNLGDMFGKAFGQRTVTKKLTVRDSYAVLISDEADKLLDDETVTKSALEAVEQNGIVFLDEIDKVCARTENRGGDVSREGVQRDLLPLIEGTTVSTKHGAVKTDHILFIASGAFHVAKPSDLLPELQGRLPIRVELRALTEEDFVRILTETDNALTRQYTALMGTEDVTVSFTDDGIAALAKIAAEVNQSVENIGARRLYTVLERVFEELSFTAPDRGGDEVVVDNAFVDKHLGALITSTDISRYVL comes from the coding sequence ATGACCGATCTGACCCCCCGCGAGATTGTATCCGAGCTTGATCGCTTCATCATCGGCCAGAACGACGCCAAGCGCGCCGTCGCCGTAGCCCTGCGCAATCGCTGGCGTCGCAAGCAGCTGGCGGACGACCTGCGTGACGAAGTCTATCCCAAGAATATCCTGATGATCGGACCCACCGGTGTCGGCAAAACCGAGATCAGCCGCCGTTTGGCGAAACTCGCCCGTGCTCCGTTTCTGAAGGTCGAGGCCACCAAGTTCACCGAGGTCGGCTATGTCGGCCGTGATGTCGAGCAGATCGTGCGTGATCTGGTCGATGCGGCGATCATCCAAACCCGCGAGCATATGCGCGAAGACGTGAAAACCCGCGCCGAAGAAGCCGCCGAGGATCGCGTGATCGAGGCCATCGCCGGCTCTGATGCCCGCGACGCCACCCGCGAAATGTTTCGCAAGAAGCTGCGTACCGGTGAATTGGACGACCACGAGATCGAACTAGAGGTCGCCGATACCTCGAACCCGATGCAAATGATGGATGTGCCGGGGCAGCCGGGGCAGGGCATGGGAATGCTGAATCTGGGCGACATGTTTGGCAAAGCATTCGGACAGCGCACCGTGACAAAGAAGCTGACGGTGCGTGACAGCTATGCAGTGCTGATTTCCGACGAGGCCGACAAGCTTCTGGACGATGAAACAGTCACTAAATCAGCGCTGGAAGCAGTTGAACAGAACGGCATCGTCTTTCTGGACGAGATCGACAAGGTCTGTGCGCGTACCGAAAACCGCGGCGGCGATGTCAGCCGCGAAGGTGTGCAACGTGATCTTCTGCCGCTGATCGAAGGGACTACGGTTTCGACCAAACACGGCGCTGTGAAAACGGACCACATCCTGTTCATCGCCTCTGGCGCATTCCATGTCGCCAAACCCTCGGACCTGCTGCCGGAACTTCAGGGCCGTCTGCCAATCCGCGTCGAACTGCGCGCCCTGACCGAAGAAGATTTCGTCCGCATCCTAACCGAAACCGACAACGCGCTGACCCGTCAGTATACCGCCCTGATGGGAACCGAAGATGTGACGGTCAGCTTCACCGATGACGGCATCGCGGCTCTGGCCAAGATCGCAGCTGAGGTGAACCAAAGTGTTGAAAACATCGGGGCGCGACGTCTTTACACCGTGCTGGAACGCGTTTTCGAAGAGCTCAGCTTTACGGCCCCCGACCGCGGCGGCGACGAGGTTGTCGTGGACAATGCCTTTGTCGACAAGCATCTGGGTGCGCTCATAACATCGACCGACATCAGCCGTTACGTGCTTTGA